A window from Vigna angularis cultivar LongXiaoDou No.4 chromosome 7, ASM1680809v1, whole genome shotgun sequence encodes these proteins:
- the LOC108338158 gene encoding UBP1-associated protein 2B, producing MAKKRKLRSSDPEPAKPIEPQQEDQEPEEQLDQQEQPNPEPTLEDPNTMAVDEPTEEQQQEQQIAEGEEEEEELEEQQEQEPETLEEQQEPEALEAANHAEANGAGEEENNEEEDEDLSLEDEPVEKLLEPFTKEQLHALVKQAVERFPEFVQSVRQLADVDPAHRKIFVHGLGWDATAETLTSVFGKYGEIEDCKAVTDKVSGKSKGYAFILFKHRDDARKALKNPQKKIGNRTTSCQLASAGPVPAPPPNANPVSEYTQRKIFVSNVSAEIDPPKLLDFFKQFGEVEDGPLGLDKNTGKPKGFALFVYRSVESAKKALEEPHKNFEGHTLYCQKAVDGPKGNKGYHQYHHQQHSHHHHHHHHQPHYQRKEKNKYSSGGGGPSHGSGHLMAPSASAVGGFNPGVPAQGLNPALGQALTALLTNQGAGLGLGNLLGGLGGAPVNQAGPPAPYGNQPAMGYGNQPAMQQGYQNPQMGQSSAVRPHPGAGAPYMGH from the coding sequence ATGGCCAAGAAACGAAAGCTTCGATCCTCAGACCCTGAACCCGCCAAACCCATCGAGCCACAGCAAGAAGACCAAGAACCAGAGGAACAACTCGACCAGCAAGAGCAACCCAATCCCGAACCAACCTTAGAAGACCCCAACACCATGGCCGTCGACGAACCAACAGAGGAACAGCAGCAAGAACAGCAAATCGCCGAaggtgaagaagaggaagaggaattAGAGGAGCAACAGGAGCAGGAGCCAGAAACCCTAGAAGAGCAACAGGAGCCGGAAGCTCTAGAAGCTGCGAACCACGCCGAAGCAAACGGTGCTGGAGAAGAAGAGAACAAcgaagaggaagatgaggaTCTCAGTCTTGAAGACGAGCCCGTGGAGAAACTTCTCGAACCATTCACGAAGGAGCAGCTGCATGCTCTTGTGAAGCAGGCCGTGGAGAGGTTCCCTGAATTTGTCCAGAGCGTACGCCAGCTCGCCGATGTGGACCCCGCACACCGGAAGATCTTCGTCCACGGCCTCGGCTGGGACGCCACTGCCGAAACCCTAACTTCCGTGTTTGGGAAATACGGCGAGATCGAGGACTGCAAGGCCGTCACCGACAAAGTCTCTGGCAAATCGAAGGGTTACGCTTTCATCCTTTTCAAGCACAGGGATGATGCTCGCAAGGCGCTGAAAAATCCCCAGAAGAAAATTGGAAACCGTACCACTTCTTGTCAGCTGGCCTCTGCTGGCCCTGTTCCGGCGCCCCCGCCGAACGCCAATCCGGTTTCTGAGTATACGCAGCGGAAGATATTTGTGAGCAACGTGAGTGCTGAGATTGATCCCCCAAAACTGCTTGATTTCTTCAAGCAATTTGGGGAGGTTGAGGATGGTCCTCTTGGGCTGGACAAGAACACTGGGAAACCTAAGGGTTTCGCTCTGTTTGTTTATAGGTCTGTGGAAAGTGCTAAAAAGGCTTTGGAAGAACCTCATAAGAACTTTGAAGGCCATACTTTGTATTGTCAGAAGGCTGTCGATGGTCCCAAGGGGAACAAAGGGTATCATCAGTATCACCATCAGCAGCATTcccatcatcatcaccatcaccatcatcagCCTCATTATCAGAGAAAGGAGAAGAACAAGTATTCCTCTGGGGGAGGTGGTCCGTCCCATGGCAGTGGTCATTTGATGGCCCCCTCGGCGTCTGCTGTGGGGGGTTTCAACCCGGGCGTGCCGGCTCAAGGGTTGAATCCTGCTCTTGGACAGGCGCTAACGGCTTTGCTCACTAACCAGGGAGCTGGATTAGGTCTTGGAAATCTGCTTGGAGGGCTTGGTGGTGCCCCCGTTAACCAGGCGGGGCCACCTGCCCCGTATGGGAATCAGCCTGCTATGGGATATGGGAACCAACCAGCAATGCAACAGGGATACCAGAATCCTCAAATGGGTCAGAGCAGTGCTGTCAGACCCCACCCTGGTGCGGGCGCTCCTTACATGGGTCATTAG